The following are encoded together in the Babylonia areolata isolate BAREFJ2019XMU chromosome 30, ASM4173473v1, whole genome shotgun sequence genome:
- the LOC143275590 gene encoding kelch-like protein 26, whose translation MATEGQKIVAEGYGDMVIQRLQALRRNMELCDFKVSADGRVFEVHKALLAATSDYFRVMFGGVMAESKQNTVDLKGVTADGLQHIIDFIYSGEMALTLDNLTEIINTASHLQVSFALDVCSNYIKSLMTFDNAEDFLHIADTYSLEKVTAHWEHMIQDKFFEFSQSQAFLKMDGETLSRHLSQNTLRISSEFQLMMCVTKWLHAAPSRLATDGARCLQQIRFGLMSENELSVAREQEAVQRCPAALGQQLVTKGFQYHADSKKGHPIVDKACQVRSVGPALIMVHHGTSYMPFQVIAYNQATALFHTLFSDVNGSRDCRVASVENFAYVCRIVDFGGGTLMSSLFRFDPRHLAGQELRPMRHLRLEFSLVAFDGYLYAFGGSTEQFAILDSVEVYSVKSNVWEELLPLPSPTHSLAAAVHAGKIYLSGGVSGQDRQTTNSFVCFDPAARAYQVLPGMMYARRLHDMVSLGDKLFVLGGIPKTGVPLYGQIPIESYTVSTRQWTMLTSTLSGRSIGHYTNFEGQILALGHEHGTATEDEIWTFDPDLDDWFRYAKAPQRMSLNSAMCTQLWVNFHDEKICQKFLKEK comes from the exons ATGGCGACGGAGGGTCAGAAGATCGTGGCGGAGGGGTACGGGGACATGGTGATCCAGCGTCTGCAGGCCCTGCGCCGCAACATGGAGCTGTGCGACTTCAAGGTGTCCGCCGACGGCCGTGTGTTTGAG GTACACAAGGCGTTGCTAGCGGCGACCAGCGACTACTTCCGGGTCATGTTTGGCGGGGTCATGGCGGAGAGCAAGCAGAACACGGTTGACCTCAAAGGGGTCACGGCCGACGGCCTTCAGCACATCATCGACTTCATTTACAG cgGGGAGATGGCTCTGACATTGGACAACCTGACGGAAATTATCAACACAGCCAGTCATTTacag GTGAGTTTTGCTCTGGACGTGTGCTCCAACTACATCAAGTCGCTGATGACCTTCGACAACGCCGAGGACTTCCTACACATCGCCGACACCTATTCCCTGGAGAAGGTGACGGCCCACTGGGAGCACATGATTCAGGACAAGTTCTTCGAGTTCAGCCAg TCGCAGGCCTTCCTGAAGATGGATGGGGAGACGCTCAGCCGGCACCTGTCGCAGAACACGCTGCGCATCTCGTCCGAGTTCCAGCTGATGATGTGCGTCACCAAGTGGCTGCACGCGGCGCCCTCTCGCCTTGCCACGGACGGGGCCCGCTGCCTGCAGCAGATCCGCTTCGGGCTGATGTCGGAGAACGAGCTGAGCGTGGCTCGAGAGCAGGAGGCGGTCCAGCGATGCCCGGCGGCCCTTGGTCAGCAGCTGGTGACCAAGGGGTTCCAGTACCACGCGGACAGCAAGAAGGGGCACCCCATAGTGGACAAGGCGTGCCAGGTGCGGTCGGTGGGGCCGGCGCTGATCATGGTGCACCATGGGACGTCGTACATGCCGTTCCAGGTCATCGCCTACAACCAGGCGACGGCCCTCTTCCACACGCTCTTCTCGGACGTCAACGGGAGCCGGGACTGCCGGGTGGCGTCGGTGGAGAACTTCGCCTACGTCTGCCGCATCGTGGACTTTGGCGGCGGCACGCTCATGTCGTCGCTCTTCCGCTTCGACCCCCGCCACCTGGCCGGGCAGGAGTTGCGGCCCATGCGCCACCTTCGGCTGGAGTTCTCGCTGGTGGCGTTCGACGGGTACCTGTACGCGTTCGGCGGCTCCACGGAGCAGTTCGCCATCCTGGACTCGGTGGAGGTGTACAGCGTCAAGAGCAATGTGTGGGAGGAGTTGCTGCCCCTGCCCAGCCCCACCCACTCCCTGGCGGCGGCGGTTCATGCCGGGAAGATCTACCTGTCCGGGGGGGTGTCGGGTCAGGACCGGCAGACCACCAACAGCTTCGTCTGCTTCGACCCGGCTGCCCGCGCTTACCAGGTCCTCCCAGGCATGATGTACGCTAGGCGTCTCCACGACATGGTCTCCCTGGGCGACAAGCTTTTCGTCCTGGGGGGCATTCCTAAGACGGGGGTCCCCCTCTATGGGCAGATCCCTATAGAGTCATACACTGTGTCAACGCGGCAGTGGACGATGCTGACCTCGACCTTGAGCGGCCGTTCCATCGGCCACTACACCAACTTCGAGGGCCAGATCCTGGCCCTGGGTCACGAGCACGGCACTGCCACGGAGGACGAGATCTGGACATTCGACCCTGACCTTGACGATTGGTTCCGCTACGCCAAGGCCCCGCAGCGCATGAGCCTCAATTCGGCCATGTGCACGCAGCTATGGGTCAACTTCCACGACGAGAAGATCTGCCAgaagtttctcaaggagaagtGA